The region CTTCCCAGACCAAGGTGAGAACTGTAGCTGAGGATCGTGCTGCTTATTATTAGCAGCCAGAGGAGAGTTTGGTTGTCCCCCGGACTGAATTCAGGGCTGCCTTACTGCTGTATACCATCAAATGAAGGCTAGAAGGATTGAGTGCCACCATCCAAGGCAGGTGTGGACTTCaaacctctagactttaaactggTTCTGAGCAGGGAATAGGTTGACCAATTCTcatattgtctctcccaagtttttagtacagtgctctgtacacagtaactgctcaataaatacaattgattgattgagttaaacTTCCAACCAGATAAGAAAGGCAATAAAGTCACCAAGGGCCACAACCTATGGCTTCTTGGCATTTTAGAACAGATTAATAGATCTTTCATTTGGAAATCCGACCAGATCAGCCGACCAGATGGATTCAGGCCTCAGTTGTTTGAGAGATCCCTGAAAAACTGAGTATAAACTGAAATTATCCACCAGTAATGGCTAATGCCTTtattaattattcaatcaatggtattcatgtgcatggcactgtacagcatggcttagtggaaatagcataagcctgagaatcagaagacccgtATTTTAATTTTGGTTCTTCCACTGGCCTACAAgtcacttgggaaagtcacttaacttatctgtgcctcagttccctcatctgcaaagtgggggattcaatacctgttctcccttctacttagactgtgagccccacatgggaattgattagtttgtatcttgtcttgtcttctaGTGTCAAATCATTTGCCACCTGTAGTGACTCCATGAACACctgtcccagaatgtcccaccctccttctgcaatcattctggtagtcattcatggagttttcttgttcaaaatacagaagtgatttaccactgtTTTCTTCCACACAGTGAACTTGAATCTCCTCCCTGGACTCTCtaccatgtcgctgctgcccagcacaggtgaattttgacttataGTAGAATGTCtcccactcattagccactgcccaagttaggactGGATTGGGTAGAGAtagactctgcttgactctccctcccatagtcaagactggtagagtactgtaaactctctaggtgcgattCTGAGgggcagcttgtatctactccagcacttagtacagtgcttggcacatagtaagcactcaataaatacgattgaatgaattaacaaatattattatttttgttattattactattctcaccATCATCACCGTTatcaagcccttgagagagtaccataatgTTGGTAGACATTAAAGAAATGAAGGAGGGTGGATAAGGAGAGAGGTTGAAACTAATGAGGCATATTTGGCAATCTTCTGCGAAAACaagcaagccctcatttcctcttctcccactcccttttatgtcacccttgcaattggatttgtacccatCATTCACCCCtacctaagccccacagcacttatgtacacagctataatttgtttatttatattagtgtctgtcttcccctcaagattgtaagcttattatgggcagggaacgtgtttaccaactctgttatagtgtactctcccaagagcttactatgttgctgtgcactcagtaagtgcacaatcaataggattgattgattgattggtagctagaAGAGGTAGTTTGAAGCCTTGGAACTGGGTGATCTCCTCAAGGTAGAAAGTGTAgattgagaagaaaagaaaacaaagaactgaaccttgagggtcacTCAAGAGATCTCTTCTCTAGCTAATCCCCATCTCGCCCTCACTGCTCCTCCAGATCACCATATAACTAACTGAATCTTGTTCTTGACTCTCCTGGCTCCCACTGCTTGCTTCTGCTCATCCACCATTCTGGGGAAATTATAAATTATCACAGCCTTTCTTGGAAGGAGATCGACGGTTGTCAATACTAAGATTTGTGTTTTGTTTCTAAATGCTGCAGATGCTCTTGAACTGTGCTTCAACTTAAAGGAAGTCGAAAGTGCAgttaaagaaaaagagaaaagacttCTAAAGCCCTATGGTATTTCCCACTTTTCATATAGAAACATGTTTCCATGACAATTTTAGCACTTCTTAGCCCATTTTAAAGGGTAGATAAGTAAAAATCACACTAAATAGGAAAATATGCTTCTGCAGATTCCCTGGAATTAAGAGGTTTCACAGTAGGATGTTTGAAATGAATATGATATGCATTGGTAAATAGGGCctatgtttttttcttttttaaaaatgtgaattGAGAAAATGAATTTTTACTTCAGGAGTTGTATTTTGTTCAGAAAACACTGTGATTTCACAGTAGAATTCAGGGTAATTAGAGTGTCTAGAATGGACACTCCAATAAGCAGAGAAAGCTAGTTCACCTTTGGATAGAATTGGTGAATTGATTCCAGAGTCCTGGTCCTAAGGAAAGGGACTAAGTGCTGACTCCTTCCCTTCCATGGTTTCTGTTTTACTTCAGCTCTTGCTGTTAAGTTGCATTCACAAATCTTTCCTTTAATAAAACGTTTACCACATCCAAGCTCACATCCAGATTCTGAAATGCTACTtgcttaaaatgaaaaaaaaaggttttgacACTTTTTCTGGCTGTCCAATTCTCACATAAAATGAGTGCATATGTTCCTGTGAGAAATTTAGCTgaaacatggacctgggaaatTTTGGTTTGGTAGGTGGATAGGTTTTGCTCATATCATTGCgactgaactttaaaaaaaatttttttaaagaagGTTCTCCCTCTATTGGTTGATTCTTTAGTCACATGCTTTTAATTGCCTGAAATTCAGGAAAGGTAAGATTTCTGGGGAAAGCACAAGGAAATGACCAAACCAAGCAAAATTCCCTTAAAAAATGAAGACAGCATTTTCCCTAGAGGTCTCTTAAAATTTATGAGTCTAATCTGTGTCACTGCAGGATCTTACcaagtacctaccaactctactgtattgtactctcccaatcacttattcatccatttttttatttaatcatattgtctgtctcccccctagaccaaaagcttgttgtgagcagggaatgtgtccatttactgttgtattgtactctcccaagtgcttagtatgatgctttacatacagaaagcactcaataaaaatgactgaatgattgcatgctctgcatgcagtaagtgctcaataaatactatggattgattgattaaagacaggGGAGGTTAACTAGGTGATTAGTATGAGATCTTTCTACTATGAATCGCTAAAGGTCATCAACATCGTCAACATCAGTGGTGTTGACTGCACACCTActtagtgtgaagcactgtactaagtgctgggacagaacaACAGaggtgaataacaataataatcataatagcatttgttaagcacctcttatgagccaagcactgttctaagactggggtagatacaagataatcaggttgtcccacatggggctcacagccttaatccccattttacagatgaaataactgaggcccagagaagttaggtgacttgcccaaagtcacatagttgataagtggcaaactaggattagaacccacgacctctgacttccaagcccaggctctttccactaagccacgatgaagCACACAGTCATTAGGAAGATGACAAATATAAACCTTAAGATGAGTTGTATTACTTGCAGAATTGttcattccctctcttctccccattaggccacacgacaacacacacccacatacacacacttatTCTCATTATACGATAGTTTCTCCACCCTCACTCTCACCACACCCTACCAAGTGTTTTTCTGATGAGCATTTAGAAAGTGAGTGTAGAAGGAGGTTTCCACGACATGTAACCACACAATTAGTTAAGAAATACTTCGAACTCCAAGAATATACTTTAACCTCAGTTATATAGATATTTCAGAAAGCAGAGTATTTTTGACCTGAaatagattagtacagtgctctgcacacagtaagcactcaataaatacaattgaatgaatgaataaaaaagatatctgtgcttcagttatccaaAACATGAATCCACTTAGGCCgatgaataggtgggttgaatgaaacaGAGCTCTTAATCTCCCGATTGCCTGCAAGAACTCTATTTTAGTCTCCATCTGTTTACACCGACACCAAATGAAGTTGTTGTTTCTTTGGTTTAGTGACTGGACATTGGAATCGAGACAGCGGAATGAGAAAGGGTGAAGCAACATTTGCTGAAATGTACTGATATTCTCTTTTGTGTTTTAGGAAAGGAAATGAACCAATCAAACCCACCCCAAAGCTGTTCCTTTGACTCTATTGACATAAATATGGACATTGTCCGGATGGTGATCTATATCCCAACCTTCATCTTGGGACTGATCCTCAACGTGCTGGCGATGCGTGTCTTCTGGTCCTTGTGTAGGGAAAATTCAGATCATTTGACCACCTACATCTGCATGATCAACCTGGCTATCTTTGACCTTCagctcctggtctccctccttttCAAGATGGTCCTGGCTAAGAAGCCCACGACGAATGTCCTGTGCACCATTGCGGAATGCCTCTATTTCGTCAGCATGTATGGAAGTGTTTTCACAATTGTTTTCATCAGTTTTGATAGATATATTAGAATAAAATATCCATTTTGGGCACATCATTCCAGAACTCCCAAGATGAGCGTGATGGTATGCTGCTGCATTTGGGTTGTGGTTTGGGTTGGCAGCATTCCCATTTATGATTTTCATCCAACTGGTAATGTAAAATGCTTCCACAATATGTCAAGGGGTTCGTGGGAAACCACTCCCATTGTCTGCCTAGAATTGTTTGGGTTCGTCATCCCGTTGGCCGTTGTTTCTTATTGCTCCTTCCATAGCATAGTTATTCTTCTCCGAGACAATACAGCGACCCAGAAAAGGGCCTGTATTTGGACCATCGTCATCAACTTCAGTGTGTTTGTGGCTTCCTTCTTGCCGGTTCATCTCGGGATCTTCTTGCAGTTTCTGGTTAAAAGGGATGTCATCCAGGGCTGTATGGCTAGGCAGGCCATTATTGTCTTCTTACAGCTGACGATGTGCTTTGCCAATGTCAATTGCTGCCTCGATGTTTTTTGCTACTACTTTGTGGCCAAAGAATTCATAAAGGGAGCTCAGGATCAAGGAAGTTCAATCTTTGTTATGTCTCGTCACTTGTCAAGAAGACTCAGTGCCAGCCTCATGACTGGGTCCCGTCATAAATGCACCAAGGGTAAAGAATTGgcagagaatgaggaggaagaggaggagcgtgGCTGATGCCACCTGTATTCTCGGTGCCCAGGGGTTATCAAGAACAAGCCCCAGATATCCTTCACTCCTAGCCAATCATCCCTCTTCTTTGTGAAAGCCTCCATCAGTCCTTTCTTTTAAaaatttgaatggtatttgttaagtgcttactaagtgccaggcactgtctaagtagtggggtagaatcaagataatcaggttggacacagtcttaatccccattttacagatgaggtaaatgtggcacagagaagttaagtgccttgcccaaggccatccagcagacaagtggctctaatcctggctccaccgtttgtttgctggatgaccttgggcaagtcgcttaacttctttgtgtctcagttccctcttctgcagaaTAGGGatccagtacctgtcctccctcctgcatagattgtaagccctatgtgaggcctgactatcttgtaactactccagcacttaatacagtacttggcacatagtaggtgattaaaatatgtaattattgttattaccattattgcttGTCAAAAGCAGTCCTCGAGCGCTGCAAGATAGGGCATGCTTCCATCTCCCAGTGGATCATTCCCCTCCCAAGAGTCCTGGCCTGTTTGGAGGGACACTGTGCAGAAGGCACACAGCATCTGGGACCCCATCCCAGGCACATGGTGAGCCAAGGCCTTAGCCTCCATAaatcagggaggggagagagatcccAGCCCCTCAGGGTGAAAAACAGAGGGGGAGGGAACGCCCCTCCAcacgttctctcctgtcctgaccCAAAAACCCTGGACTGAGAGAGAGTAGAGGCCTGAGAAACCCCTGTCCCAGGCCAAAATGCTAATAGCCCCATTAGCATCAATTGATGGGGCATTGCTGATTGATAAAGAGACCACAAAGCCCTGGCAGAGACAGAGTTTTTTTGtccttcctgggccgggagagtggCATGGAGAGCCAGGGTGAGGTGGTAGggagagcagaggcagggagatggtCGAGAAGGAGTTACCAGTCTCCAatcagagacaatcaatcaatcaatcaatcaatcgtatttattgagtgcttactatgtgcagagcactgtactaagcgcttgggaagtacaaattggcaacacatagagacagtccctacccaacagtgggctcacagtctaaaagggggagacagagaacagaaccaaacataccaacaaaataaaataaataggatacaaatgtacaagtaaaataaataaataaataaataaatagagtaataaatatgtacaaccatatatacatatatacaggtgctgtggggaagggaaggaggtaagatggggggatggagagggggacgagggggagagcttcAATGTAGTCATAAGGAGTGTGATGTAATGATGTCACTAGTTTCATGGATGCCTCGCGAAATCCATGAGTCCTGGGCCAGTGGAGGCAGTCACATGGCCCCAGGGACAGGAAAGAATCCtgagcagcaaggaggctgagtggATCTGCATACAGAAATGAAGCCACTGGACTATGTCTGCTCCCTGGACTGCAAAAATAATTAGAACTGACATTCCCAGGTTGAGCCAGTGTTTTGCTTTTGGCTCACTTTCACCTCTGATCCACCTCCACttcgactgtgagtctcatgtgggaaagAAACTATGGctgatttgattaccttgcattcttccattcatttggtttg is a window of Tachyglossus aculeatus isolate mTacAcu1 chromosome 1, mTacAcu1.pri, whole genome shotgun sequence DNA encoding:
- the LOC119926960 gene encoding G-protein coupled receptor 55-like yields the protein MNQSNPPQSCSFDSIDINMDIVRMVIYIPTFILGLILNVLAMRVFWSLCRENSDHLTTYICMINLAIFDLQLLVSLLFKMVLAKKPTTNVLCTIAECLYFVSMYGSVFTIVFISFDRYIRIKYPFWAHHSRTPKMSVMVCCCIWVVVWVGSIPIYDFHPTGNVKCFHNMSRGSWETTPIVCLELFGFVIPLAVVSYCSFHSIVILLRDNTATQKRACIWTIVINFSVFVASFLPVHLGIFLQFLVKRDVIQGCMARQAIIVFLQLTMCFANVNCCLDVFCYYFVAKEFIKGAQDQGSSIFVMSRHLSRRLSASLMTGSRHKCTKGKELAENEEEEEERG